A window of Calditrichia bacterium contains these coding sequences:
- a CDS encoding diguanylate cyclase, protein MLNETTTPKILVIDDDPSVHRLLATYFKRRNYVMESCEDSQNAVTHIREFEPDLVLIDLMMPSLDGISASKRIRNMEMQSYLPIIMLTAKSDDRDVVAALEAGIDDYITKPFEFDVLEARIRNMLRLKSLQDRLMHKSKELNDASEQINRLNHVLVDTNRQLQKKIYDLRSIFEVSYKVMGQLEFEQLVKDALINILGIFTAKSAVLLLVDPEQTDTFRVVDARGIRNIDLRKLLLHRHDKLIHYMELIKKAFQIRNISEEFRDVVPQLRELDIEVLSPLYQNDELTGLLCLGPNFKDEEYSLDQLETLGIVSNMLAVAVSNATLYENIRAMSYTDGMTSLHNYRFFELRIKEEISRARRDGSQLSLLILDVDYFKNYNDTLGHPAGDDVLRKVSKILQTSVRDNDIVARYGGEEFAVILSGAEKQGAIKLAERIRAKVEDASFYKEEIQPSGQLTISLGVASFPDDAIREEDLIQNADKALYQAKKNGRNRVVAYTETLNTA, encoded by the coding sequence ATGCTTAATGAAACGACTACACCCAAAATTCTGGTAATCGATGATGATCCGTCCGTGCACCGCTTGCTGGCAACCTATTTCAAACGGCGGAATTATGTGATGGAAAGTTGCGAAGACAGCCAGAATGCTGTTACGCATATCCGAGAATTTGAGCCGGATTTGGTATTGATCGATTTGATGATGCCATCGCTCGATGGTATCAGCGCATCCAAACGAATCCGTAATATGGAAATGCAATCGTATTTGCCTATCATTATGCTCACTGCAAAAAGTGATGACCGCGATGTGGTTGCTGCATTGGAAGCCGGTATTGATGATTACATTACCAAGCCATTTGAATTTGACGTGTTGGAAGCAAGAATACGCAACATGTTGAGATTAAAGAGCTTGCAGGACCGGCTAATGCACAAAAGTAAAGAATTAAATGACGCCAGCGAACAAATTAACCGGTTGAATCACGTGTTGGTCGATACCAATCGCCAATTACAGAAAAAAATTTACGACCTTCGCAGCATTTTCGAAGTCAGTTATAAAGTGATGGGGCAATTGGAATTTGAACAATTAGTGAAAGATGCGCTCATCAATATTCTGGGGATATTTACCGCAAAATCGGCAGTGCTGCTGCTCGTAGATCCGGAGCAAACAGATACGTTTCGCGTCGTTGATGCGCGTGGAATTCGCAATATCGATTTGCGAAAACTGTTGCTTCACCGGCACGATAAATTGATTCATTACATGGAGTTAATTAAAAAAGCATTTCAGATACGCAATATATCCGAAGAATTTCGCGATGTGGTTCCGCAACTCCGCGAGTTGGATATCGAGGTGCTCTCGCCACTGTATCAAAACGATGAGTTAACCGGTTTGCTCTGTCTCGGACCCAATTTTAAAGATGAAGAATATTCACTCGATCAGCTGGAAACGCTCGGTATTGTGTCCAACATGCTGGCAGTTGCGGTCAGTAATGCCACGCTTTATGAAAATATCCGCGCGATGTCATACACAGATGGGATGACAAGTCTGCACAATTACCGCTTTTTCGAGCTGCGTATCAAAGAAGAAATTTCCCGCGCCCGCCGCGATGGATCGCAACTTTCTTTGTTGATTCTTGATGTTGACTATTTTAAGAATTATAATGACACACTCGGACATCCCGCCGGAGACGATGTTTTGCGAAAAGTGAGTAAAATATTGCAAACATCCGTTCGGGATAACGATATTGTCGCCCGCTACGGTGGTGAAGAATTTGCCGTAATATTATCTGGTGCAGAAAAACAGGGTGCCATAAAACTGGCCGAACGTATTCGCGCAAAAGTGGAAGATGCATCATTTTATAAGGAAGAAATTCAGCCAAGCGGGCAATTAACCATCAGCCTGGGAGTCGCAAGTTTTCCGGATGACGCAATTCGTGAGGAAGATTTGATTCAAAATGCAGACAAAGCACTTTATCAGGCCAAAAAGAATGGACGCAACCGGGTGGTTGCCTACACAGAAACATTGAACACAGCATGA